GCGATGCTCATTGGCCTGACGGTGGGCGTGTCCCTGGTGGGCGTGGTCATCTTCGGCACGCTGTCCGGCTCCATGCTGCCGTTCATCCTGCGGCGCGTGGGCTTCGACCCCGCGAGCGCGTCCGCGCCCTTCGTGGCCACGCTGGTGGACGTGTCCGGACTCGTCATCTACTTCACGGCCGCGAGCCTCTTCCTGAGCGGAACCCTGCTGTAGTCGGCGACGCTCCCGGGTCCCATGATTCCCACCACCCGCCGGCGCACGCTCACCCTCGCGGCGCCCGAAGCCCCCGGCCGTCCCGCGCATGTCTCCGCCGCCAGCGGCCTGGTGCGCGCGGGGGACTGGCTCTACGTCGTCGCGGACGACGCGCTCCACCTCGCGGTGTTCCCCGCCACCGGAGACGCGCCGGGCCACACCGTGCGCCTCTTTCCAGGTGAGCTCCCGCAAGGGCACGCGGAGCGCAAGGCCGCGAAGCCGGACCTGGAGGCGCTGTGCCGGCTGGGCCCCTCCGCGTCCTTCGCGCACGGGGCGCTCCTGGCCCTGCCGTCCGGGTCCACGCCCGCGCGGCGCCGGGCGTCGGTGCTGCCCCTGAACGCGGACGGGACGCTCGCGGGTGAGCCGCGCACGGTGGACTGCACGTCGCTCTACACGCAGCTGGAGCGCGAATTGGTGGCGCTCAACGTGGAAGGCGCTGCGGTGGCGGGCAAGCGGCTGCGGCTGCTCAACCGGGGCAACGGCGAGGGCGGCGTGGACGCGCTGGTGGACCTGGACCTGGACCGGGTGCTGGGCAGCCTGGACGCGGGCGTGATGGGGCCGGAGGCCGTGCGCACCGTGCGCCGCTGGGAGCTGGGTGAAGCCAACGGCGTCCGGCTGTCCTTCACGGACGCGTCACCGCTGCCGGACGGGCGCGTGGTGTTCACCGCCACGGCGGAGGCGTCTCGCGACCGCGTGGCGGATGGGCCCGTGAAGGGCTCGGCCGTGGGCGTGCTCGCCCCGGACGGCACGCCCGTGTACCTGGACGCGGTGGACGCGCCCGTGAAGCTGGAGGGCGTGGACGCGCGCGTGGAGGGTGGCCGCGTCCACGTGCTGCTGGTGGCGGACGCGGACGACCCGTCGGTGCCCGCGCCGCTCCTGGAAGCCGCGCTGCCCGTGCCGGGCTAGCTACCCGCCGCGCTTCACCAGCAGCGGCCCGAAGGCCTGCACCACCGGCATCATGGAGATGACGTTGATGTTCACGTGCGCCGGGCGCGTGGCCACCCAGTACGCCGTGTCCGCGACGTCCTCGGGCGTGAGCGGCTGGGTCTTGTCGTAGAGCGAGGCGGCCTTCGCGTCATCTCCACGGAAGCGCACGTGGGAGAACTCCGTGCCGCCCAGCAGCCCCGGCTGGATGTCCGTGACGCGCACCGCGGTGCCGTGCAGGTCCGCGCGCAGGTTGAGCGTGAACTGATGCACGAACGCCTTCGTCGCGCCGTACACGTTGCCGCCGGGGTACGGGAACTCGCCCGCGATGGAGCCGATGTTGATGACGTGCCCCCGGTCGCGCGCCACCATGCCCGCGAGCGCCTCACGCGTGCAGTACAGGAGGCCCTTCACGTTGGTGTCCACCACCACGTCCCAGTCCTCCAGCCGCGCCGCCTGCGCGGGCTCCATTCCCAGCGCGAGCCCCGCGTTGTTCACCAGGACATCCACCTGCGCGAAGTCCGCCGGCAGCGAGGCGAACGCCGCCTTCACGGCCGCCTTGTCCGTCACATCCAGCGTCACCGGTAGGAGCCGCTCGCCCAGCTCCGCCTTGAGCGCGTCCAGCCGGTCGCTCCGCCGTCCAGCGGCGATGACGCGCGCGCCCTCCTTCACGAAGCGGCGCGCGATGGCCTGCCCGATGCCCGCCGTGGCCCCTGTCACCAGCACGATCATGTGAATGTCTCCTACGTCAGTCGCCGCGGTCGCGGGCGGCTTCCTCGGCGCTGCCGCCCATGGCTTCCACGGAGGTGCGCGCCTGCTTGCTGCGGTCGAACGCCACCTCCTTCTTGCCAATCCCCTCCACCGTGAGGTTGGCCAGGCGGCGGCGGGCCCGGGCGATGGCGTCCTGCACGAGCGACGGGTCGGGGTGCGTCTTCAGGCACTCCACCCAGGTCTCGATGGCCTTCTCGTTGTCCCCCGCGTCCGCGCGCAGCTTGCCCATCTCGAAGAGGGCGTACGGCGCCAGCTCCGAGTCCGGGAAGCGCGTGCGCAGGTCCGCGTAGGTGCGCAGGGCCTCCTGGCGCTTGCCCTCCACCATGGCCAGCGCCTGCGCCTGGAGGAAGAGCGCGTCGTCCACGTAGGGGCTGGTGGCGAAGCGGTCCGGCAGCTTCTTCGCCTCCAGCTCGCACTGCGGATAGTCCTGGAGTTCGAAGTACGTCTTGGCCACCTGGTACTGCAGCTCCGCGCCCTGCGGCGGGTTGCGGTGCAGCGCGGCGGTGAGCTGATCAATGGAGCCGCGCAGGTCGCGGTAGTGCACCCGCAGCAGCTCCGCCAGGATGATGCGCGCGTCCAGCGACTCCGGCGCCTCCGGGCACTGCTGGATGAGCTGGCGGTAGACGCTCACCGCCTCCTTCACCTTGCGCTGCTCCAGCCAGTACACGTCCGCCGCGCCCTTGAGCGCCCGGGCGCGCATCACCAGCGCCTCCGGGGACTCGTCGCGCAGCAGCATCTCGTAGGCCTTGCGGTACTCCACCAGCGCCTCGTCCGGACGCTTCTCGAAGATGGCGTCGCGGGCGCGCTGCATGTGGTCCACCGGCTTGTCCCGGCACCCCGTGACGGCGAGCGCCCCCACCGCCAGGACGCAGGCCCAACGCGACAGCCGCCGCGTCATTGGCAGGACTCCGGGATGAGGCGCACGCAGCGCGACTCGTCGCAGCGCACGCACTCGCGCTCGGAGGAGACGTCCGTCACGCACACGGAGACGCGGGACGTCCTGGGGCAGTCCTCGGACGTCACGCAACGGTAGAGGCCCCCGTCGGTCCGGGTGATGTCCACCGGCGTCGAGCCGCAGCTCTCCAGGTCGTTGCATCCCAGGAGCGCCGCCGCCGCGACTGCCATTGCTGCCACCAAGGCGCGTTGCACGGCCGTGGGTTCTAGCCAACTTCCGACCCCGGGTCACGAACCGTGCGCCCGCCTGCCCGCCCGTCTGG
The sequence above is drawn from the Corallococcus sp. NCRR genome and encodes:
- a CDS encoding DUF6929 family protein, translating into MIPTTRRRTLTLAAPEAPGRPAHVSAASGLVRAGDWLYVVADDALHLAVFPATGDAPGHTVRLFPGELPQGHAERKAAKPDLEALCRLGPSASFAHGALLALPSGSTPARRRASVLPLNADGTLAGEPRTVDCTSLYTQLERELVALNVEGAAVAGKRLRLLNRGNGEGGVDALVDLDLDRVLGSLDAGVMGPEAVRTVRRWELGEANGVRLSFTDASPLPDGRVVFTATAEASRDRVADGPVKGSAVGVLAPDGTPVYLDAVDAPVKLEGVDARVEGGRVHVLLVADADDPSVPAPLLEAALPVPG
- a CDS encoding tetratricopeptide repeat protein — protein: MTRRLSRWACVLAVGALAVTGCRDKPVDHMQRARDAIFEKRPDEALVEYRKAYEMLLRDESPEALVMRARALKGAADVYWLEQRKVKEAVSVYRQLIQQCPEAPESLDARIILAELLRVHYRDLRGSIDQLTAALHRNPPQGAELQYQVAKTYFELQDYPQCELEAKKLPDRFATSPYVDDALFLQAQALAMVEGKRQEALRTYADLRTRFPDSELAPYALFEMGKLRADAGDNEKAIETWVECLKTHPDPSLVQDAIARARRRLANLTVEGIGKKEVAFDRSKQARTSVEAMGGSAEEAARDRGD
- a CDS encoding SDR family NAD(P)-dependent oxidoreductase, with protein sequence MIVLVTGATAGIGQAIARRFVKEGARVIAAGRRSDRLDALKAELGERLLPVTLDVTDKAAVKAAFASLPADFAQVDVLVNNAGLALGMEPAQAARLEDWDVVVDTNVKGLLYCTREALAGMVARDRGHVINIGSIAGEFPYPGGNVYGATKAFVHQFTLNLRADLHGTAVRVTDIQPGLLGGTEFSHVRFRGDDAKAASLYDKTQPLTPEDVADTAYWVATRPAHVNINVISMMPVVQAFGPLLVKRGG